A region from the Rhinoderma darwinii isolate aRhiDar2 chromosome 2, aRhiDar2.hap1, whole genome shotgun sequence genome encodes:
- the FAM222B gene encoding protein FAM222B, which produces MNTGLQKWDTTQKMRSAQHPTPAELDAYAKTVANNPLTIKIFPNSVKVPQRKHIRRTVNGLDTSGQRYSPYPSQVSTKTGLLAIVKSPAKSVLKGFDGARARLLPDSMMNPPSAPYVAPSTLNHPQGLTRPQQALQHAQALQHAQSMQQQTLSHAQSLPPGLQHPQSLPHPQTLQHPQGLQHSQGHQNTQNISQQQALQHPQSVQHTQNMSQALHHVQGLPQTMPRQQSMSQALQHQQNLPQVLQHSQNMSQALQHTQGMQHPQNMASQHSQSMPQQSALQHAPGVSHQSVPHPANNILQPGLHGARKMPDADAPPNVTVSTSTIPLSMAATLQQNRPPDLGSIVHQINQFCQARAGIGTTSVCEGQIANPSPISRNLLINASTRVSTHSIPMPSCVGTSVDHAAAAISSATSGNVPMVNMSRVPASYPGDLKPMTWNQHQLAHLQQMCGESGGPSGKHAQREIAGQGFPGKQTPYQQELCMSQSFGLKPPIEKPTPSPPVNGLPGPLPYTNGHYFQPIWNNILPTPNSDSSGSQDLTMPFHGAQAAGAPLDCAGGAHYRGIGGGSSNQNSLMQTMDYLTGGDFQQSCFRDQSMAPLAKVQRSQMNRAPESADSRSIHIQHPGYR; this is translated from the coding sequence GGGATACTACACAGAAGATGAGATCTGCTCAGCATCCTACTCCTGCAGAATTGGATGCCTATGCTAAGACGGTTGCCAACAATCCCTTGACAATAAAAATCTTTCCTAACAGTGTGAAGGTTCCCCAAAGGAAGCATATCCGCCGCACGGTGAACGGACTAGATACGTCAGGCCAACGATACAGTCCGTACCCTTCGCAGGTCAGCACAAAGACAGGACTTTTGGCAATTGTCAAGTCCCCAGCTAAAAGTGTTTTGAAAGGCTTTGACGGTGCACGTGCCCGCCTTTTGCCAGACTCTATGATGAATCCCCCTTCCGCTCCTTATGTTGCACCTAGCACTTTAAACCACCCTCAGGGGCTCACACGCCCCCAGCAAGCTCTGCAGCATGCGCAGGCCCTGCAGCATGCTCAGAGCATGCAACAGCAGACTTTGTCACACGCGCAGAGTCTGCCACCTGGACTGCAGCACCCACAAAGCTTGCCACACCCTCAAACGTTGCAGCACCCACAGGGGCTACAGCATTCTCAGGGTCATCAGAATACACAGAATATATCCCAGCAACAGGCTCTACAGCATCCGCAAAGTGTGCAACATACACAGAATATGTCGCAGGCACTGCATCATGTGCAGGGACTTCCACAGACAATGCCACGACAGCAGAGCATGTCACAGGCTCTGCAGCACCAACAGAACCTCCCACAAGTCCTGCAGCATTCTCAAAATATGTCTCAAGCGCTGCAGCACACACAGGGAATGCAGCATCCGCAGAACATGGCGTCTCAACATTCGCAAAGCATGCCCCAACAGTCAGCATTACAGCATGCCCCTGGTGTAAGTCACCAGTCTGTGCCACACCCTGCCAACAACATTCTGCAGCCAGGTTTACATGGAGCCCGAAAAATGCCTGATGCAGATGCCCCTCCGAATGTGACAGTGTCTACCTCAACTATTCCTCTTTCTATGGCTGCAACGTTGCAGCAGAATCGACCACCAGATCTTGGCAGCATTGTACACCAGATAAACCAGTTCTGTCAGGCAAGGGCTGGTATAGGCACTACCTCGGTTTGTGAGGGCCAGATAGCCAATCCTAGTCCTATCAGTCGTAACCTGCTTATCAATGCAAGTACCAGGGTTTCTACTCATAGCATACCCATGCCATCATGTGTTGGAACGTCTGTagaccatgctgctgctgctatttCTTCTGCCACCTCGGGAAATGTCCCCATGGTGAACATGAGCAGAGTGCCTGCTTCATATCCTGGTGATCTTAAACCCATGACATGGAACCAACATCAGCTTGCACATCTGCAACAAATGTGTGGAGAGTCTGGTGGTCCTTCTGGGAAACACGCTCAGAGAGAAATTGCTGGCCAGGGCTTTCCTGGTAAGCAGACCCCCTACCAACAAGAACTGTGCATGAGCCAGTCTTTTGGCCTAAAACCCCCTATTGAGAAACCTACTCCTTCCCCTCCTGTGAATGGATTGCCCGGTCCCTTGCCATATACCAATGGACACTATTTTCAGCCCATATGGAATAACATTTTGCCTACTCCAAATAGCGACAGTTCGGGATCCCAGGACCTTACTATGCCTTTCCATGGAGCACAGGCTGCTGGTGCGCCCTTGGATTGTGCCGGGGGTGCTCACTATAGAGGCATTGGAGGAGGATCATCCAACCAGAACAGCTTGATGCAGACCATGGATTACCTAACTGGAGGGGATTTTCAGCAGTCCTGCTTCAGAGATCAGAGCATGGCACCCCTTGCAAAGGTTCAAAGATCCCAAATGAATAGAGCCCCTGAGTCAGCTGATAGTCGAAGTATTCACATTCAGCATCCAGGGTATAGGTAG